AACACAAAGCAACCAAAAAAGCCAACTAAATCTAAATCGACAGCTCACCTGGCAACCAGCAACAGTAACAGTAGTGACCGCAATAGTGATTCTAATAGTAACTCCAAAGCTAAGCCGTCTTGTGCCTTTTGTCACCTGTCTAATCATGATTTAGCTGAATGCAGAAAGCTAGCAAGGAAAACTGCAGAAGAAAAGAAGCAGTTTGTACTTGAACAAAAACTATGCTTTTCTTGCCTAAAAACTACTGATCACAGATCAGCACAGTGCACTAGCAAAGCAACTTGTAAGACTTGTGGAAAGAATCATCCTACTGCACTGCATGTTGAACGAGTGCCAAAAACAGAAAATCAAAAGAATGACAATGCTGCCAGCCCTACAAAAACAAAGGATCACATGGCAACAACCACAGGTGCAAGTACACCTAATCCACCAGCAAAGGCTGCTAATAATGAATCAAAAGCACTTGCAACTTGTAGTGACAGTCAAGCAAATTCAACCAACAGTCTCAGCTCTATGATAGTGCCAGTTTGGTTATCTAGCACAAACCAACCTAGTAAGGAAATTCTAGTCTATGCAATGTTAGACACAATGTCAGATACTACATTTGTCACAAACAATGCAGTTAGACGGTTGAACACTGTAGGGAAACCAACTACACATCAATTGACGACAATGACTGCGAGTAGCAAAAAAATAGAGTGTAAGATGTATACATATTTGGTAATCAGAGGTTATAGCGCTCACGATAGTATACACGTGCCTTGTGCTTATACTAGAGACTCTATACCTTTGGATAAGAGCCACATACCAAGTGCACAAATGACCAAAGATTGGCCACATTTGCAAGCAATAGGAAATGAAATTCCAAACCTGCAAAGAGAAAAAGTTGAAGTAGGCATGCTTATAGGGTATAAAACGTCTAGAGCTCTTGTGCCTTTAAAGTCCATAACTGGCGCTAGTCATGCAGACCCTTATTCAGTGCGAACCCCATTAGGCTGGAGCATAGTTGGAAAATTGCAAAAAGGTCCGAAAGAAGAGTTTAATCACACCAGTCATAGGATCATGACATTGCAAAACCAAAATCATGCTGAACTTGAGCCAAAAGCAGTAACGTTTGTGTGTAAAACAGAAGCAACTGATGACCTTTGCAGCAAACAGATTATAGATCTATTACAACAAGACTTTACAGAGAAACAAAGTCCTGAGTTGAAGCAAATCCCTATGTCTCAAGAAGACAAACGTTTTGTCAGTACACTCACTGAACAAGCAGAACAAACTCAGCAAGGCTTTTACTCAATGCCATTGCCATTCAAAACAAGGCCTGTAATGCCTGACAACCTAGCCATGGCAAAAAAGAGGTTTTCACTCTTGCAAAAGAAAATGGAAAAGGACGAACAGTACCGCAATGATTATATTGCATTCATGGCAGCAATAATAGAAGCAGGGGATGCTGAATTGGTGCCCACTAACAGCAAAGCAACTCCAGGTGAAGTTTGGTATATTCCGCATTTTGGAGTATACCATCCTAGAAAACCTGATAAAATCCGAGTTGTATTTGACTGTAGTGCTAAATATCAAGCCACATGCCTAAATGAGCATTTGCTGTAAGGACCTGATTTGTTGAATAGCCTTGTAGGCATACTTCACAGATTCAGAAAAAGACAAATTGCAATTATGTGCGATATCCAACGGATGTTCCACATGTTCAGAGTGCATGAGTCTGA
The sequence above is drawn from the Watersipora subatra chromosome 5, tzWatSuba1.1, whole genome shotgun sequence genome and encodes:
- the LOC137397371 gene encoding uncharacterized protein, coding for MTKSKRSRKQSRNATENEIALRKNNIASCIRKFNKLTKKGPACTNEIKDKITDIYLDVTAELDMLCKLEPEFNKDEQVREQVALMEKYVKTESDKFPRASHSVHSHSQSKVSKSSIAIEVARIQTEVVEAEIQALRVQAENERVLNELEQKLKNQKLKMQQQSLVDKRNRLSLKCRLLEENDVYEREEIVQALDNTPYVGASNEIAQPSAKENVVENDQQSLVVSVKSNVSEAQILADSIAKAVHSSKFPVPEPPIFSGNPLEYVNWEVSFRSLVERSGIPDFDKIHYLKQYLAGPAKEAVSGLFYLQSSDAYEKARKKLKERFGSDCAVAEAFRSKLEQWPKIKGNDNAHILKFADFLSQCETVMSHLEGLKILNDSRYNMALAAKLPDWLANRWKRKIVEHKKSAGKFPAFSMFVEFVNNESDILNDPSIVSYSTSSDNTKQPKKPTKSKSTAHLATSNSNSSDRNSDSNSNSKAKPSCAFCHLSNHDLAECRKLARKTAEEKKQFVLEQKLCFSCLKTTDHRSAQCTSKATCKTCGKNHPTALHVERVPKTENQKNDNAASPTKTKDHMATTTGASTPNPPAKAANNESKALATCSDSQANSTNSLSSMIVPVWLSSTNQPSKEILVYAMLDTMSDTTFVTNNAVRRLNTVGKPTTHQLTTMTASSKKIECKMYTYLVIRGYSAHDSIHVPCAYTRDSIPLDKSHIPSAQMTKDWPHLQAIGNEIPNLQREKVEVGMLIGYKTSRALVPLKSITGASHADPYSVRTPLGWSIVGKLQKGPKEEFNHTSHRIMTLQNQNHAELEPKAVTFVCKTEATDDLCSKQIIDLLQQDFTEKQSPELKQIPMSQEDKRFVSTLTEQAEQTQQGFYSMPLPFKTRPVMPDNLAMAKKRFSLLQKKMEKDEQYRNDYIAFMAAIIEAGDAELVPTNSKATPGEVWYIPHFGVYHPRKPDKIRVVFDCSAKYQATCLNEHLL